In Pyrus communis chromosome 15, drPyrComm1.1, whole genome shotgun sequence, the genomic stretch AAGGACCTTCACCACCTCCCCTGCTTTTGGCCGTCTCTCCTTGTTGTAGTGAGTGCACCATAACCCCACCATTAACAAGCATTTCATTTTATACTGATCAAAATCCATTCGCAACGCCTCATCCGCTGCATCGAGTAGATTTCCCGCAACGTACAGTTGCCAAACCCACTCATAAAGCGGCCCACGGAAGCCTCCACCCTGCAGGTAAGGCCTCCTTCCACAAGCAATTTCCAAGGCCACAACGCCAAAACTAAACATGTCCGATTCTTTGCTGGCTCTCCCTTCATTTGCATATTCGGGGGCAATGTAGCCGTAAGTTCCTGCCACTCTAGTAGTGTGATGGGTCTTGGACCGGGACTGGGGATCCACGAGCTTTGCAATCCCAAAATCACCAAGCTTAGTTTTGAAATCGTCGTCCAGCAATATATTAGCTGCTTTGATATCCCTGTGAAGGACACACTGCTCTGCGCCTTCGTGTAGGTAATCAAGCGCCAAGGCCAATCCTATCGCTATGCCATACCTCCGGTCCCATTGCAACGTTGTTCTAGGGCCAAATAAATGCATGTCGAGGCTACCGTTAGGCATGTATGCGTAAACAAGGAAGCATTCGGCCCGCTCATAACACCATCCAACGAATTGCACCAAGTTTCGATGCATTACGCGCCTTATTACTGTGACTTCGTTGATGAAAAGGCTCTCATACTGTTCAGACTCAGCGAAGAATTTCTTGACAGCAACCGGGAAGGCTAGATCTTGTAATTTTCCTTTATAAACATGCGCCGACGCTCCTTGGCCTAGCCTGTTTTCGTCAGCAAAGCCGTTGGTGGCTTCAACTAATTCTTGGTAAGAAAATTCTTTTGGCAAGGAAAGGCTCTGAAGATTATGTGTAGGGGGGACATGATTGGAGGTATTTCCAGCTCCACTGGTACTGGTACTGGTACTGGTACTACCCGTCCGATTCATCACGAACCTCCATATGGCTACGCCGAGGACCAACACGACAGAAGTAACAGCTACAGCAATCAAAATTGGCCTCCAAATTCCCTTCTTTTTGCTATCTGAATCCAAACTTGAAGTGAAATCCCATGAATATATGACGTGGCGCTCATTGAGAAGGCCGGTAGCAGCTGAGAATCCAGTAGTAACCCACTCCGGGAGAACCTTTCTTAGGTCAACAACATAAGAAAGAGAAGATCTTCCCACATTGTGATCAGGGTCTTCCTCATATTTCCAAAACACGCTGAGGTTCTTGGTGGTAGCATTGTAATCTATCCTAACATGCGCAACCTTCCCGCTGTTGAAGCTTGCATTCCAGCTTGCAGTAACAACTGAGGAAATTTCGTTTATATTGATCCCTACGTGTGACCCTGGAGGATCCCATGGGTTCGTGAAAGTGTCAAACTCCACCATTACGAGCTGGTTAGTGGACTTGGCGAAACGAGAGGTGGTGTTAAATAGTCCGAGATCACAACCAGCAGAGTCTGGCGGGATTGGGAATTGAACTGGGGCAAGGAAAAAGACAAGTCCATCAGCGAAGTTGGTGTTGTTAAGAGTGTCGATTGTGAAGTAGAAATTAGTAGTGAAGTCTGAGAGTGTCCCCTTCGCCTTGTCCCATAGGTGCAGAGGCTTTGCATATGTGGCTCGGCCAGTGCGGAATAGTTCTGTGACTATGTTGAGTTCAATCACTCCCGACGAAGAAGGCACAGCGTCACCTCCATAGGAAATAGTGTCGTTGTTTGTTCCGGGAAAGAAGCGAGTGATGTTGAAGGAAAGTGGATGGGCAAAGGTCAAGGAAAGGAAACAATTGATGATGATGAAAATGTTCAAGAGACTAAAATTTGACAGCCTTCTTTGATACATTTCAACAACTTCTCGTGTAAATTCGAAAGAAAATTTTGTGTTTCAATTCTAAACACATGACTGGCCTTTCGAATTACACAAGAGAAATCATTGATCCACTCGACAAATGCATCCGAAGACTTTGATATAAAATGTTGGGTTTCTATGAACATATATACTGTTAGCCATCAGCTGTGTGTTACGAGGGTATCAATCTGTTTCATGGCTACGAGATATGCACGATGATGACGAAGTTGAATCATTAAACTAATGACAGAAGAAACAGTCTAGCTCATTGTTTTTAATGAAGGTTTAAGAGAGACAAGAGACATTTTTCGTTATGTTTATCGACAAATTTGAGATCTAAACATGACAAAAAATTCGTAACAATGCataaaaataaatcataaataatcTCCACCAGAAATATACAATGTTCTTTTCCACGGACGACTGATCCAATGTTCGAGAGCTGGACTGCATTGGCCACACTTTCAATAAGCAACCTTGGACAGACGTGTTTTCAATGAAAAATTTAGAGAAAAGTCAACTGACGAAAGAGAGAGCAAtaagaggattcttttccaagTAATATCAAGAAGTAGCATATCCGTTTGAGCTTACTACTCATTTTAGTTTCTTCCGTCTTTTTGTGATTTATAGCAAATTAATTACACTGTGATAAGCAGATACGAAGTAAGAAACGATGGTTCCTAACATGTAAGTAGCGAAGAAGTGTTACTTCTAGCAATGTCAACAGTACTGTCAATACGTCGATATTCACGAATCCCCACAACACAACACTGCCGACTTATAGTATACGTCTCGTTCAAGAAATAGAATCTCTCAAATGCACTTGAAGGGCAGCAACATTTTTGGTAGATTTTTCCAAGGCTTGGATATAACTTTTAATATAAAACACAAATTCTAAGCCCTGACATTTTTAGTAGAATGGTGTTGGGCTGCCTGAAATCCAAGATAGTGATGAAGTGTGCCAATGGTGTGTACTTGGGAAGCATCACAATGAGTCATTTCCTAAGGAGACTACTTGGAGAGCACAAGAACCATTGGAATTGGTACATTCtaatatttgtggacctatgcAGGTTCCAACCATGAGTAGAAACAGGTATTTCCTCACATtcattgatgattattcaagaatgTGTTGGATCTACTTTTTGAGAAATAAGTCAGAAGTGTTTATGGTATTCAAGAAGTTTAGAGCAATGGTTGAACTGGAATGTGGTTACTCACTGAAGAAACTGAGAACTGATAGGGGTGGAGAATTTACTTTCACTGAGTTTAATGCATTTTGTGAATCAATTGGCATGGAAAGGCAGCTCACTGTGTCTATACTCCATAGCAAAATGGAGTGACAAAAAGGAAGAACAGGACAATAGTGAGAATGACTAAAAGTATGTTGCATGAGAAGGAGCTACCCTACAAGCTATGGGGAAAGGCAACCAACACTGCAGTTTATCTATTGAACACATATCCTACAAGTGCATTAGACAATGTTACACCATTTGAAGCTTGTATTGGAAGAAAACCTGGGATTAAACATCTCAAGCTATTTGGTGTTGTGTGCTGTTCTCTAATACCTTGAAATCTGAGACATAAGTTGAAAGCATCAAGTGCAAAATGTATCTTCATTGGATATGGTTTTTTGTGAGAAGAGATATAGGATTCTCAATCCTATTACAATGAAGGTGATTGTGTCCAGAGATGTAATATTTGATGAGAATGGAAAGTGGAGTTGGGAAGAAAACAAAGTGAAAGAAATTTGTGTTCCTCTAATCTCAACTGAGTATGGAGAAACTGATGAAGGTGAAGCTAGGAGTTCTATTAGGTTAACATCTCATATTTCTTGTGAAAGATCTAGTGCTCAGAGTGCAGATGTGGAAATACATTTTGTTGATACACAAGCTTTTGATTCAACTCATTTGAGATGGAGAAATCTAAGTGAAGTGTACGAGCATTGCAATCTGTGTATTGTTGAACCTGAGTGTTTTGATGATACTGCATAAGATGATGCTTGGAAAGTTGCAATGCAGGAAGAGATCAACATGATTGAAAAGAACAAGACTTGAAAATTGGTAAATAGACCACTTGACAAGCCAGTAATTGGGGTGAAGTGGGTATACAAGACTAAGTTGAACTTAGATGGATCTGTGCAAAAAAACAAAGCAAGGTTGGTGGCAAAAGGTTATGCACAGAAGCTTTGAGTGGATTACAATGAGACATTTGCACCTGTTGCAAGGCTAGATACTATAAGAACATTGATTGCTCTTTCTGCAAAGAACAATTGGCAACTGTTTCAATTAGATGTTAAATCTGCATTCTTGAATGGAGTACTTTAAGAAAAAGTGTATGTAGATCAGCCATAGCGTTTTATTGCCAAATGAGAGGAAGACAAGGTGCATAGGTTACACAAAGCACTCTATGGgttgaaacaagcaccaagggcTTGGTATGGGGAAATTGACTCATATTTTGATGAATATGGGTTTAAGAAGAGTAGCAGTGAAGCAACCTTGTATACAAATGGGAAAGAAGGTGCATGAATGCTCATTGTGTcaatttatgtggatgatatcatTTACAATGGAAGTAGTCTTGAATTGGTCGAGGAATTTAAAGTTGATATGATGAATAAGTATGAGATGAAAAATTTGGGCTTACTGCATCACTTTCTGGGAATGAGAGTTATGCAAACTAAATCTAGTAGCTTCATTCATCAGAAAAAGTATGCCATTTCTCTTCTCAAGAAGTTTGGGCTGCATGATTGTAAACTTGTTAGCATTCCGCTAGTTCCAAGTGACAAGTTGAGAAAAGATGATGATAATGGAGCTGCAGATGAAGCTCAGTTCAGAAAAATAGTTGGCAGCCTATTGTATCTCACTGCAACTAGGCCTGACATTATGTATGTTTCTTGTTTACTAGCAAGATTCATGCACTGTCTAACTAATAAGCTTTATGAGACTGCTAAGAGGGTACTGAGGTACATACAAGGAACCTTGGATTATGGTTtgtgacacgccccgaccccgatattccccgaataccagaataggcacgtgttggccgacacccgagggtgacgaaagccatttattgagtgcaaatgctgaaaacaagagataaataaggtttataattataaaagaataatgaatatgcaaataaggaccgtgttcagagcacaccactaatctagaacactaaaagaaaataatataaaattgaatgaaacaaagaaatgggtcctacaccgagaggactcgaagatgccgatgcggaagtgcctggacgtcgggattgtatgcctcgattctaagtcctgaagggggcgcaaaacaaacatgagtggaccaagttgatatatatataataaaatagttatcaacgtactaacccccaggttttatgaaaacacaaatataatgataaacataggttttccgaaacctagcatgtcgtgcaatgtctcaaatcatcattcgcataaaataataatcactagtgaatgtccgatataacacttcaggccccatgccggctccccgtctctgagcagacagtcagaggaaaatgcacttcaggccccttgccggctccccgtctctgagcagacagtcagaggaaaacacactccaggccctatgccaacaccaaaccgtcgcccgggacggaccggatctatccctatgtcccgtagcggaaaggaccactaggtaagtataaaaccagtgaacatacatatattgaaaatcaacttcatagtataaagtcatccatcatctatactataaagaagtgttctaaacatgttctaaatatcatatcgtcatccatcatatattctataagaacatgggttataggaaaaatagtaataattcaaactaatcttagtaagcatgttatctcaaaacgtttcataaaacataatcgtaaagtcatgcttttctatgtatgcaattctaccattaaaacatgcatttttagaaggggtccactcacagtacttcgccgtcgaaaagccatgccatctaacgaagaaggaaacgccacagataaacgcccctaagcacataaatggtacatttagtcaaactctactcaaacgattgaatttgggaaaacgggttcagaacgtcgaaattagcctaggagggttcCCGCACGAAAactcaaaaagtcaacggtcaaaatcaacgttgaccgttgacccggtcaacggtcaacgggtAAAAGTCAACGGGTaaaatcccgggacgggttattacaatctacccccttaaaagaatttcgtcccgaaatttaaaatcacaaCTTAAACCAAAATGCTTGAAAATAGGAAGAAGAATATATGTATAAAGAGAATTCAAGTCAGAGTGGGTGCATCAAAGAGAATATGCCACACCGTCGCGAGCGGGTTGCCAAATCCTCTATCATGCCTCCAAACTCTTACTTTCTTCCCCATCAGTGTAAAAGTAGAAACATACTTTAATAAGATATCAAGtcgaaaacatatatatagacGTAAGTTCAAAAATAAGTACGCAAAATACTATAGCGTCAAAATAGTCAAAATAGATATGTACTAACATATAGGTTGAAAACTCGCGCTTAACTTAAAACTGAAAATAGAAATACTTCCCCCAAAACATTTGTAACGtcgaaaacaaataattaaagaaaaggaagTTAAAATACTTACTGAAAATCAAAACTGAAActcaaagatgaaaaaaaaaaagagtgggtCTCGCCTAAGCATATGAATGTCACGTACTCCGAGAATAGATGTGTCTCTAGGTCAAGCCCTAACAATAGCAAATCCGTACCAACTGCTGAAGACGAATCTTCCtgcccacttgcttaacgaacccaacgaataagttTTCAATACCACAGTCGGCCGCCCGTGATATCGATCACACATttgttgtctcgataagcaagCAGTAATTTGCTGAGGGTGCACAATTTCACGCGTCAAAAATTCAATCTTTTGAATACTAGTTCACAATACTCCTCAGCTAACCAGTATTCCTAGTAGAACTCTCGTACCATGTCGCAAAAATGGCGTActcaaaccaaacaaaacagaaactatcGTCATAAAACTCTATCCAGTATCAAGCATACTATCCTCCTCAGTTCTTCCAAATGTGACCAACTACTCCAGTGTTTTGCCAATAAAGAACCCATTTGAAAATTGTACCTTGGGATTCAAAGGAAGTGGCTACCATGTTACTAGTAGACCCAAAAGCTCAAGCCAAGCAAGCAGAAAACGAAAAGTAACCTTTCCCAACAAGCAGTATCTCTTGGGAATCATTGTAGTGCTCAAACCACCTCTCCAATTTTGCTTAGTTGCAGATTTCTAGTAAAACAAGGTCAACATTGATGGAAAGAAGGACTCTCAAGTGATCAACCTAAAAATAAATGAGAGTACACACCTTTCGAGAGAAGTGTAAAGATTTTTCCGATTCTCACCTCGACCGCGCTGAGGTGCCAACCCAGAGTACACTAAACAGATCTGCTAGAAGTGTTTCAATAACCACGTACTCACAACAAAATTGTCTTGAAGTGAAACAGTGAAAAGATGAGTTGAGACGGCACATAACATTGGAAAAGAACCGATGTGATGCTTATGAATTATAATAAGATTGTGATACAATCCGCTGACCTTCTGTACTCAAACCTTCATCCAACTCTTACTAAAAGATCGCACAAACATCACGCCCACGTGCTCACGAATCGAAGGATCCTGGTGCCAAGGTAGTGGAAAGCTACGTTGAAGCGAACACATCACATCATCGAAAAGGTCTGCCAAAGTACGATATGATGGTTATGAATTGTAGCAAGATAATGAGTGGTGACCATTCAATTCAGCGTGAAGATAATGATGCAATCTACTGCTCAACTGCACCACAATCTTCACCAGCCTTTTACCACAAGACGACTCCAACCTCACACCCACGTGGAACTCTTTCCGGTAAGTAAGGTAAGCTTGTGAAAAGATTATGCTCCCAACATTTCTATCTGAAAAGATAAGAATTGGGCGCATACTTCCACTGAATTGATCGATCGTGAATTCGTCACTAATTGAGCGAGAAACCATGTaaagaaggctaaaagaacacttaagaatttgaggatcaaaacaagtttattaaaacTAGAGTACAAGATATCTGGATGAGTGAGAAATCATGCCAAGAACAAACAAGCGAAGGAAGGCAAAGATGCAGAAATAGAAATCACTGTTTATGATTATTTGGTTAATCAACACGGTAAGGTTGACTGGTTCCTTAGCCAAAAAGGAAATAGGTATAAGCTCAAGAATGGTTAAGAACTGTTAATAAGATTTGACGAGGCCAAAGACATTTCGAAATTCACAATACTTTGTGAGGGCTGTTTCaaagttcaaaaaattaaacatagaatCTCTGAACCAACAGAATGACGAAGAAGAAAGATACAAAGCAGTCTGTGTAAGCATGCAATGACACGATTGGCTAACTTAAAGTGATGCTCTTGGGCAAACCAAAGCTCAATGAGTCCAGAGAAGTTCAAAGTAAAGCTCGATCTTCGTATAATGATGAATATGGTAATCTCAAGCCATTACATTGAAAAGTTACAAAGCTGAACAGTTAGTGGACAAGGGCACTGGTCAGTTGGGCTACACGCAAGAGGCTAAGTTCACCTCCACCGAAAGTATGTGGACAAGGTGCTAGGACTTACCATCTAGTGCCAAATCCAGGTGAAGTTCAAGAAGTCTGTTTATCCAAACAAGTATGGATCTTCATCAACCAAATCCagctacaacaacaaaaagaattgCAACTCCTTttggaaaattggtgggaaTAGCGTCTGCTACCGAAGAGTCACTTAAGAAATTATCTAATTTAAATGAAGTCAACGCCCGAAGAATTTGGTGTAGAGCTAACGGTCAAAAGTTAAGGAACTTGATTTCGCCGTTGAGGCAAGCAAGGAGGTTACTGGTAGAACAATCATCGAAGATTCATTCTACTGGTTCACACGAGTTTCTTCAGTGGTAATGAGCCTGAGAACCTTGATTTGCTCCCGCCAACTACCACTTACTAATCGTCGTCACCACTAGCGCTTACTCGCTTTCTCAAACACGCACTTCGAATATTTCAAGTAGTTGCCACTGCAATATGACTTTGCCCGCCATTCCTAGGGAACGCATGTCGCAGAGTGATGTCATCGTTTCAGGGTTCTAGTTGATCTCAACCAACTCGTACCGTCAAGATTTCTCCGTTTCTCGAGATTTCGATGTAGAGCCGACTCTGCCCGCAATTCCTAGGGAACGCATGTCGCAGAGTGGCATCGCCATTTCGTATCTACAGCTGGTCTCGACCAGACTCCCTCAAACTAAGATTTCTAGAATACGTCGCTTCCAAGTAACATTAACTGTGCCCGCCATTCCTTGAGATTGCACGTCGTAGAGTACAAAACCGCTTCATATCTTCCAAATTCAACTCACTTAGGGTTTTTCCATTTCTCAACACTCCTAGGTAGATCTAATTATGTCCGAAATTCCCAGGGAATGCACGATGTAGAGTACCGATCTGATGTCGAAAGTCATCCAACAATCCACTTCATCACTACTGAGGCACAATCCCGACACGAATTCTTGTATTTCAACCAGAAGGTGAAAATTTAAACAGAGAAAGGTTTGCACAACTATGTCGAATGACACCAAGTCCGGAAGTCGTGACATCCAAATGATGTCATGACAGACACACTACTACAGTAACAGAAGgtcctaagtatgctctgaacaaaaccacgctctgataccaatctgacacgccccgaccccgatattccccgaataccagaataggcacgtgttggccgacacccgagggtgacgaaagccatttattgagtgcaaatgctgaaaacaagagataaataaggtttataattataaaagaataatgaatatgcaaataaggaccgtgttcagagcacaccactaatctagaacactaaaagaaaataatataaaattgaatgaaacaaagaaatgggtcctacaccgagaggactcgaagatgccgatgcggaagtgcctggacgtcgggattgtatgcctcgattctaagtcctgaagggggcgcaaaacaaacatgagtggaccaagttgatatatatataataaaatagttatcaacgtactaacccccaggttttatgaaaacacaaatataatgataaacataggttttccgaaacctagcatgtcgtgcaatgtctcaaatcatcattcgcataaaataataatcactagtgaatgtccgatataacacttcaggccccatgccggctccccgtctctgagcagacagtcagaggaaaatgcacttcaggccccttgccggctccccgtctctgagcagacagtcagaggaaaacacactccaggccctatgccaacaccaaaccgtcgcccgggacggaccggatctatccctatgtcccgtagcggaaaggactACTAGGTAAGTataaaaccagtgaacatacatatattgaaaatcaacttcatagtataaagtcatccatcatctatactataaagaagtgttctaaacatgttctaaatatcatatcgtcatccatcatatattctataagaacatgggttataggaaaaatagtaataattcaaactaatcttagtaagcatgttatctcaaaacgtttcataaaacataatcgtaaagtcatgcttttctatgtatgcaattctaccattaaaacatgcatttttagaaggggtccactcacagtacttcgccgtcgaaaagccatgccatctaacgaagaaggaaacgccacagataaacgcccctaagcacataaatggtacatttagtcaaactctactcaaacgattgaatttgggaaaacgggttcagaacgtcgaaattagcctaggagggttcCCGCACGAAAactcaaaaagtcaacggtcaaaatcaacgttgaccgttgacccggtcaacggtcaacgggtAAAAGTCAACGGGTCAGGGTCACGGGTCAgggctttagggttttgggttttgggttttgggctaACAGAAAATGGGTTTGGGTAAAAAGGGGAAATGGGTTTGGGCTGCAACCAAGGCCCTAAGgcctttttgggtttttaaaatgaaataactaaaaataaaaaaaggaaagggtAAGGGTATTGGGCCAAAGACCCAAGTCAGGCCTAAGGCCCGCGGGGAAACAGAATGGCCCGAAGGCCTGGGTGCCCGGAGAAGACCACCGGAGTTCGGCCGGAAAGTTCCCAAGCTCCGTTGGAGCTCacaactcaaccaaaacatgtcattcaatataccaaattgaagccccgaaggtaaggaatcgaaatatacccttggttcccgtcatcgtggtcggagttggccggaaaacagcctggaagccacgggtgtccgccggaactgggtaagattcaaatgagcataacttcttcaatactcaatgaaattgggtgaaacaaaaaggaaagttgtagtactcagcgagacgaagagaatgataccttgcacgccagccaactcgccgtggtttggccggaaattgcctcgaaaggggcggtgctcgccggaaaactgggaaatgccTCCGAGGgggtttcttcatggtttgacgtccaaaacacaaccacggggttagaaaagagttataggtgcgggcatgggtgtgtgtgggtgtgtgtgtgttcgCATTCTGCTCGGAGGGAGGGAGAAAAagacagagagaaagaaagagagaagagagactgagaagacttttcagaagaaaaaaaaagaaaagaagggaaagggaaagggaaccgGGGAACAAAAacaggggtgggccccttgggctcaccaattaaggctagaaaaacaatttttaaaaagGAAAGGTATCCCCcgaacttagtgaaaatacaaaaatacccattttcttacgtaaatcccgggacgggttaTTACAGTTTGAAGTACAAGAAATGTCAAGGAACAATGCTGTTTGGATTTTGTGACAATGATTGGAGTGGATCTGAAGATGATATGAGAAGTACATCAGGGTATGCCTTCACTTTTGGAAATGGAGTATTGTCTTGGTCCTCAGTCAAACAACACTGTGTTGCATTATCCACAGTTGAGGCAGAGTACATAAGTGCAGTAGAAGCCACTACACAAACAACCTAGTTAAGATTTGTGTTGGAGGATTTTGGTGAATCACAAATTGTTGCAACACCACTAAAATGTGATAGCACTTCTTCTATTGCAATCACCA encodes the following:
- the LOC137717252 gene encoding L-type lectin-domain containing receptor kinase IX.1-like, which codes for MYQRRLSNFSLLNIFIIINCFLSLTFAHPLSFNITRFFPGTNNDTISYGGDAVPSSSGVIELNIVTELFRTGRATYAKPLHLWDKAKGTLSDFTTNFYFTIDTLNNTNFADGLVFFLAPVQFPIPPDSAGCDLGLFNTTSRFAKSTNQLVMVEFDTFTNPWDPPGSHVGININEISSVVTASWNASFNSGKVAHVRIDYNATTKNLSVFWKYEEDPDHNVGRSSLSYVVDLRKVLPEWVTTGFSAATGLLNERHVIYSWDFTSSLDSDSKKKGIWRPILIAVAVTSVVLVLGVAIWRFVMNRTGSTSTSTSTSGAGNTSNHVPPTHNLQSLSLPKEFSYQELVEATNGFADENRLGQGASAHVYKGKLQDLAFPVAVKKFFAESEQYESLFINEVTVIRRVMHRNLVQFVGWCYERAECFLVYAYMPNGSLDMHLFGPRTTLQWDRRYGIAIGLALALDYLHEGAEQCVLHRDIKAANILLDDDFKTKLGDFGIAKLVDPQSRSKTHHTTRVAGTYGYIAPEYANEGRASKESDMFSFGVVALEIACGRRPYLQGGGFRGPLYEWVWQLYVAGNLLDAADEALRMDFDQYKMKCLLMVGLWCTHYNKERRPKAGEVVKVLQLEAPLPELPEDRPHHPLPFHPLQQVAESESHVSITSSFNTSGR